One stretch of Halalkalicoccus subterraneus DNA includes these proteins:
- a CDS encoding ornithine cyclodeaminase family protein: MVRVLSDSDVAALLDLEDLLGVVEGAFRKQGRNEVERPERPHFPVGSGIESDEPLGTGLTMPAYIHGEKCYATKLASIHPGNPERGLPTVNAQIAVTDARTGTAKAYMDGTRVTGARTGCVAGLAARDLAADPLTVGVIGAGTQARWGTRAIAAGSALRGVRIYSPSESKDRCAADLVDRGIPAEAVATPEDAVSGADVVLTATPSEEPVFPGGALKPDALVVAVGAYDEGMRELDRETIERAEAVLADIPGEAIHTGDLCESGLEADDLVPFSDVFEGEFERSEGIVVLCSVGSAVLDAATAAYLVERAEKMDRGTSLALS, translated from the coding sequence CCGATTCGGATGTCGCCGCGCTGCTCGACCTCGAAGACCTCCTCGGAGTCGTCGAGGGGGCGTTTCGAAAACAGGGCCGAAACGAGGTCGAGCGCCCCGAACGCCCGCATTTCCCGGTCGGCAGTGGTATCGAATCCGACGAACCGCTCGGGACCGGGCTGACGATGCCCGCCTACATCCACGGCGAGAAGTGTTACGCGACGAAACTGGCAAGCATCCATCCGGGGAACCCGGAGCGAGGACTACCGACGGTCAACGCCCAGATCGCCGTCACCGACGCCCGGACGGGGACAGCGAAAGCGTACATGGACGGCACCCGGGTCACGGGTGCCCGAACGGGCTGTGTCGCCGGGTTGGCCGCGCGCGATCTGGCGGCGGATCCGCTCACCGTCGGCGTGATCGGTGCGGGAACACAGGCCCGCTGGGGAACGCGCGCGATCGCGGCCGGAAGCGCCCTTCGAGGGGTTCGGATCTACTCGCCGAGCGAATCCAAGGACCGGTGTGCGGCCGACCTCGTGGACCGAGGGATCCCGGCCGAGGCCGTCGCCACTCCCGAGGACGCCGTCTCCGGTGCGGACGTGGTACTGACGGCGACCCCGAGCGAGGAGCCGGTGTTTCCGGGCGGCGCGCTGAAACCGGACGCGCTGGTGGTCGCGGTGGGGGCCTACGACGAGGGGATGCGCGAACTGGACCGCGAAACCATCGAGCGGGCCGAGGCCGTCCTCGCGGACATCCCCGGAGAGGCGATCCACACGGGTGATTTGTGCGAGAGCGGGCTCGAAGCCGACGATCTCGTCCCGTTTTCGGACGTCTTCGAGGGCGAGTTCGAACGCTCGGAGGGGATCGTCGTTCTCTGTAGCGTCGGTTCGGCGGTTCTGGACGCCGCGACAGCCGCCTATCTGGTCGAACGCGCGGAGAAAATGGACCGTGGAACGAGCCTCGCGCTCAGCTAA